CCAACAATGGAGAAATTGCACAATTTCATTGAAGCAAAAGGCTATGAATTTGACGGCAGCATGCCCGGGGAAAAGCACCACGAAATATACATAAGTGATGTGCGCAGGACAAAACCTGAGAAGCTTAAAACTATTATAAGGCAGCCCGTAAGACAGAAGAAAAAGGAATAATGCAGGATTGCAGGATTACAGAAATTGCTCCTGCCGTTATTGCGAGAATCACTGGCAAGCTATTAGCAGCAAGATTTAGCTCAAAAGCATTCTATACTGAAATCCTTTCCGTCTGTTTAAGATATTATAGCGAACTTATGGTGAACAATTGGTTATCGCAGTACTGAACATTCGGCCTAGATATTCTTCGGGTATACCATCATCAGACGGTCCATATAACCAACACTGCAAATGTTGTTAAATATAGTGCTCAGTAACTGCTCGGAGACTACACTTTTTGGGCTCCCTTTTGCGACCAGACCTCCCCGATACATGACAACGACATCATCACAGAACCATGAGATATGGTTTGGATCGTGGCTGCAGGCAAGTATTGTCGTCCCTTTCGCAGATATCTTCTTCAGGATATTCCAGATTCGGATCTGATTGCAGAAGTCCAGAGCGGATGTAGGCTCGTCCAGCAGCATTAAAGGTGTGTCCTGTGCCATAGCCCTTGCGATAAGCACGAGCTGGCGCTGACCACCGCTAAGCTGGTTGTAAGGCTTATCGGCTAGATGAGAGATCTCGAGCATTTCCATAGCTTCCCGGACCTTGTTCCTGTCCTCCTCGGAAATGCCAAAGATGCCGCCCATGTGCGGGGTCCTGCCCATCAGCACAACTTCCTTGACGAGGTAAGGAAAAGGAGGCTTGTGTTCCTGGGGCACGTAGGCAACAAGTTTTGCCAGCTCCCCGATCTTTTTCTTCCTGACATCGCATCCGTCAACGGATATGCTGCCGCTGCCGTACTTAAGGAAGCTCATGCAGCACTTGAACAGGGTTGTCTTCCCTGAACCATTTGGCCCGAAAAGTCCGCATAAAGAACCTTTCTCTACCCTGAATGAAATCCCTTT
The genomic region above belongs to Methanosarcina horonobensis HB-1 = JCM 15518 and contains:
- a CDS encoding ABC transporter ATP-binding protein produces the protein MLKVDNLSFGYNSVPVFKGISFRVEKGSLCGLFGPNGSGKTTLFKCCMSFLKYGSGSISVDGCDVRKKKIGELAKLVAYVPQEHKPPFPYLVKEVVLMGRTPHMGGIFGISEEDRNKVREAMEMLEISHLADKPYNQLSGGQRQLVLIARAMAQDTPLMLLDEPTSALDFCNQIRIWNILKKISAKGTTILACSHDPNHISWFCDDVVVMYRGGLVAKGSPKSVVSEQLLSTIFNNICSVGYMDRLMMVYPKNI